A single region of the Oleispira antarctica RB-8 genome encodes:
- a CDS encoding Putative lysine 2,3-aminomutase. encodes MITETPLVIESLTDINQTPAQDSWNKVLSGATKSVEKLLLQLDIPLTELNQRQLACLDFPLLVPQPFIDKMEKGNANDPLLLQVLPQSDELESVEGFINDPLAEKHSNLQKGLIHKYHGRVLVLLSTGCAVNCRYCFRRHFPYEENRIGKNDWQSILDYVGNDPSIEELILSGGDPLMLSDQQLEKFIKQAEAIPHLERLRIHTRLPVVIPQRITNRFIDILHSCRFDCAIVLHINNSQELDNELSSRLSKLRQASITLLNQAVLLRGVNDSLEAQVELSKTLFKAGVLPYYLHLLDKVKGAHHFNVSEKDAQQLYQQLSLKLSGYLIPKLVREESGKGSKTPVPTAL; translated from the coding sequence ATGATAACCGAAACCCCGTTAGTGATCGAATCTTTAACCGATATTAATCAGACCCCAGCGCAAGACAGTTGGAATAAAGTCTTATCGGGGGCGACTAAAAGTGTCGAAAAGTTACTGCTTCAACTTGATATACCACTTACAGAACTTAATCAGCGCCAGCTGGCTTGCCTCGATTTCCCTCTGTTAGTCCCTCAGCCCTTCATTGATAAAATGGAGAAGGGCAATGCAAACGATCCCCTGCTATTACAAGTTTTACCGCAAAGTGACGAATTAGAATCGGTAGAGGGTTTTATTAATGATCCATTAGCGGAAAAACACAGTAATTTACAAAAAGGTCTTATTCATAAATATCATGGCCGTGTTCTGGTTCTACTAAGTACTGGGTGTGCAGTCAATTGTCGTTACTGTTTCCGTCGCCACTTTCCTTATGAGGAAAATCGCATTGGTAAAAATGATTGGCAGAGTATTTTAGATTATGTCGGCAACGATCCGTCAATTGAAGAACTGATTTTGAGTGGAGGCGATCCCTTGATGCTCAGCGATCAGCAATTAGAGAAGTTTATTAAGCAAGCTGAAGCGATTCCTCACTTAGAACGCTTGCGCATTCATACTCGTCTACCCGTCGTTATTCCCCAACGAATTACCAACAGATTTATTGATATTTTACATTCCTGCCGATTCGATTGTGCCATAGTGCTGCATATTAATAACAGTCAAGAATTGGATAATGAGTTGAGCTCCCGTCTATCAAAACTCAGACAAGCGAGCATCACGTTATTAAATCAGGCCGTTTTATTACGCGGTGTAAATGATTCTCTTGAGGCACAAGTCGAGCTGAGCAAGACACTCTTCAAAGCAGGCGTATTACCCTATTATCTTCACCTCTTGGATAAGGTAAAAGGTGCCCACCACTTTAATGTCAGTGAAAAAGATGCGCAACAATTGTATCAGCAGCTATCATTAAAACTGTCAGGGTATTTAATACCTAAGCTTGTGCGAGAAGAGTCTGGTAAAGGCAGCAAAACGCCCGTACCAACAGCTCTATAA